A region from the Wansuia hejianensis genome encodes:
- the pgeF gene encoding peptidoglycan editing factor PgeF produces MNIIWKKDMEKLDIKEKDGVTWLSFPRLEQTGIVLQAFSTRLGGCSKGFLESMNLGFSRGDNPEAVMENYRRISGAVGFPLDSIVTSDQTHTTNLRVVGREDCGSGITRPRDFTDVDGLLTGERGVTLATFYADCVPLFFVDPVRRAIALSHSGWRGTVHRMGRVTVERMQKEFGTKPEDLVTAVGPSICQDCYEVSEDVIGEFAAEFAADSHRTLFYRKENGKYQLNLWEANRRVLLEAGVKDENIGMPGICTCCNPGLLFSHRASKGKRGNLGAFLMLK; encoded by the coding sequence TTGAATATTATATGGAAAAAAGACATGGAGAAATTAGATATAAAAGAAAAGGATGGCGTAACCTGGCTCAGCTTTCCCAGGCTGGAACAGACGGGAATTGTGCTGCAGGCTTTTTCAACACGGCTGGGTGGATGCAGCAAGGGCTTTTTGGAGTCTATGAACTTAGGCTTCAGCAGGGGGGATAACCCGGAGGCGGTGATGGAGAATTACCGGCGGATCAGCGGAGCTGTCGGATTCCCTCTGGATAGTATCGTGACCTCAGACCAGACCCATACTACGAACCTCCGTGTGGTGGGAAGGGAAGACTGCGGAAGTGGTATTACGAGGCCTCGGGATTTTACCGATGTTGACGGGCTGCTGACTGGGGAGAGGGGAGTGACGCTGGCTACGTTTTATGCGGACTGTGTGCCGTTATTTTTTGTTGATCCGGTGCGCCGTGCAATTGCTCTCTCCCATTCCGGATGGAGAGGGACAGTTCACAGGATGGGCCGGGTTACGGTTGAGCGGATGCAGAAAGAGTTTGGGACGAAGCCGGAGGATCTGGTGACGGCGGTCGGCCCGTCTATATGCCAGGATTGTTACGAGGTCAGTGAGGATGTGATCGGGGAATTTGCGGCGGAATTTGCGGCGGATTCTCACAGAACCTTATTTTACCGGAAGGAAAATGGCAAATATCAGTTAAACCTCTGGGAGGCAAACCGAAGGGTTTTGCTGGAGGCAGGGGTGAAAGATGAAAATATAGGCATGCCGGGAATCTGTACCTGCTGTAATCCGGGGTTATTGTTTTCGCACAGGGCCAGTAAAGGAAAGAGGGGGAATCTGGGAGCCTTTTTAATGCTGAAATGA
- a CDS encoding DUF512 domain-containing protein: protein MRENKHIIREVLPDSIAEEMQMEPGDEIVQVNGETIEDIFDYQYLIQDDYIEVLLKKVSGEEWLLEIEKDEEEDLGVVFENSLMDEYRSCRNHCIFCFIDQMPPGMRETLYFKDDDSRLSFLQGNYVTLTNMSDHDIDRVIRYHLSPINISFQTTNPELRCRMLNNRFAGDFSRKVRRLCDAGIEMNGQIVLCRGINDGRELERSLQDLAGYYPELKSVSVVPVGLTRFRDGLHPLEPFDRQAAEEVLAVIHRWQEKMWEEHGIHFVHASDEWYLLAEQPLPEEERYDGYLQLENGVGMLRLLEEEVRAELEKRAGDEKERSVTIATGRLAGPHIRRLTEELQKRYPRLTARVYEIRNDFFGEQITVSGLITGQDLMRQLKGRELGERLLLPCNMLRDGENVFLDDVKVEELERELGIQIQVVDTGGWDFCEAVLEENAVMTHRRRQMYEQTDCSNCRPAECGEIHAI, encoded by the coding sequence ATGAGAGAGAACAAGCATATCATCCGGGAGGTTCTGCCGGACAGCATTGCTGAGGAAATGCAGATGGAACCGGGGGATGAGATCGTCCAGGTCAACGGAGAAACGATCGAAGATATTTTTGATTATCAGTATCTGATACAGGATGATTACATTGAAGTGCTGCTGAAAAAAGTATCCGGTGAAGAGTGGCTTCTGGAGATCGAGAAGGATGAGGAAGAAGACCTGGGTGTGGTATTTGAGAACAGTCTGATGGATGAATACCGTTCCTGCCGGAATCACTGCATCTTTTGCTTTATTGATCAGATGCCGCCTGGCATGCGGGAGACCCTCTATTTTAAAGATGACGATTCCAGATTATCTTTTCTTCAGGGAAATTATGTGACGCTGACGAATATGAGCGATCACGACATCGACCGGGTGATCCGGTACCATCTTTCCCCAATAAATATCTCTTTTCAGACTACAAATCCGGAACTGCGGTGCAGAATGCTGAATAACCGCTTTGCAGGTGACTTTTCCCGCAAGGTCCGGCGGCTTTGCGACGCCGGAATTGAGATGAACGGCCAGATCGTGCTCTGCCGGGGAATCAATGACGGCAGAGAGCTGGAGAGAAGCCTGCAGGATCTGGCGGGATATTATCCGGAGCTTAAGAGTGTTTCAGTGGTGCCGGTAGGACTGACGAGATTCCGTGACGGGCTGCATCCTCTGGAGCCATTTGACCGGCAGGCCGCGGAAGAGGTTCTGGCGGTGATCCACCGGTGGCAGGAGAAAATGTGGGAAGAACACGGGATCCATTTTGTGCATGCCTCTGATGAGTGGTATCTGCTGGCGGAACAGCCCCTGCCGGAAGAAGAACGGTATGATGGTTATCTGCAGCTGGAGAACGGAGTGGGTATGCTGAGGCTTTTGGAAGAGGAGGTAAGGGCGGAACTGGAAAAGCGTGCCGGGGACGAGAAAGAGCGCAGCGTCACCATAGCGACTGGCAGGCTTGCGGGCCCTCACATCCGCAGGCTGACAGAAGAGCTTCAAAAGAGATATCCGCGTCTGACAGCGCGTGTTTATGAAATACGGAATGATTTTTTTGGAGAACAGATCACGGTATCCGGCCTGATCACCGGGCAGGATCTGATGAGGCAGCTGAAGGGGCGTGAGCTGGGCGAACGATTGCTGCTGCCCTGCAATATGCTGAGAGACGGAGAAAATGTATTTCTGGATGATGTAAAAGTTGAGGAGCTGGAGCGGGAGCTGGGCATACAGATCCAGGTCGTGGATACCGGGGGATGGGATTTTTGTGAAGCCGTATTGGAAGAAAACGCGGTGATGACGCATAGAAGGAGACAGATGTATGAGCAAAC
- a CDS encoding ribose-phosphate pyrophosphokinase, translating into MANLDYLVHSIPVAPLKICALSGCETLAHTIDRFLVEFRRDLIADSPEKQGLFGYSADTFLLDCECPRFGTGESKGKLMESVRGMDLFILVDVCNYSITYKVNGHVNHMSPDDHFQNLKRIIAATTGKAHRVNVIMPFLYESRQHKRTSRESLDCAMALQELNNMGVSNILTFDAHDPRVMNAIPLHGFDNFFPTYQFLKALLKCVPDLRMDNDHLMIISPDEGAMSRAVYFSNILGVDMGMFYKRRDYSVMVNGKNPIVAHEFLGDSVAGKNVVIIDDMISSGESMLDVAKQVKERGAKDVFVCTTFGLFTDGLGKFDEYYQKGYIAKVITTDLTYRTPELIARPWYEPAEMGKYLASIIDTLNHDVSVDKVRDTTEKINKLLAKHR; encoded by the coding sequence ATGGCAAATTTGGACTATCTGGTGCACTCAATTCCCGTCGCACCTTTGAAAATCTGTGCTCTTTCAGGGTGCGAGACCCTCGCGCACACAATCGACCGGTTCCTGGTCGAATTCCGCAGGGATCTGATCGCAGACAGCCCTGAAAAGCAAGGTCTGTTTGGCTATTCTGCCGATACCTTTTTGTTAGACTGTGAATGTCCCCGCTTCGGAACCGGAGAATCCAAGGGAAAACTGATGGAGTCAGTCCGCGGCATGGATTTGTTCATCCTCGTGGACGTCTGCAATTACAGCATCACCTATAAGGTCAACGGGCATGTAAACCACATGTCTCCGGATGACCATTTTCAGAATTTAAAAAGAATCATCGCTGCAACTACCGGCAAGGCTCACCGTGTAAACGTAATCATGCCTTTCCTGTACGAAAGCCGCCAGCATAAACGCACCTCCAGAGAATCTCTGGACTGTGCCATGGCACTTCAGGAGCTGAATAACATGGGGGTTTCCAACATTCTGACGTTTGACGCCCATGATCCCAGAGTTATGAATGCGATCCCACTCCATGGATTTGATAATTTTTTTCCGACTTACCAATTCCTGAAAGCACTTTTAAAATGTGTGCCGGATCTGCGAATGGATAATGACCACCTGATGATCATCAGCCCCGACGAAGGCGCAATGTCAAGAGCCGTTTATTTCTCCAATATCCTGGGCGTTGACATGGGAATGTTCTATAAACGCCGCGATTATTCCGTTATGGTTAACGGGAAAAATCCGATCGTCGCCCATGAATTCCTCGGCGATTCCGTAGCCGGGAAGAATGTCGTCATTATCGATGATATGATCTCTTCCGGCGAAAGCATGCTGGATGTCGCCAAGCAGGTAAAAGAACGCGGCGCAAAGGATGTATTTGTATGCACCACCTTCGGACTCTTCACAGACGGCCTCGGCAAATTTGATGAATATTATCAAAAGGGCTATATAGCAAAGGTCATCACGACCGACCTGACCTACCGGACACCTGAGCTCATCGCAAGGCCCTGGTACGAACCGGCGGAAATGGGCAAATATCTGGCAAGCATTATCGACACTCTGAATCACGACGTATCTGTCGACAAAGTCCGGGACACCACCGAAAAGATCAATAAGCTGCTGGCCAAACACCGGTAA